The nucleotide window CATCCGTCTCTGATCAAACTACAGATTGaaatttaaatgatcaccagttacgtgtcattatgctacagtacACTAATTGTAATAATGATAGTGGCATCAATCTGGGGGCATAACAACAGTGCATCAGATTGGAAGCATCCATCAGAGTGTTGCTAATCTCAGTCCCTTTCTACTttagtgtagttgatcatggagAGTGATCAGAGGCTGGtggcagtagatggaggtgagcagctggtctggtctgggccaccattttctcagaaaacagtaaggATAAGCAGTTAGTTTGCAGTAGAAAAGcagatgtgaatattttcattagtgtagtgacagatctgactgtaacagactgggaggagggaaaccttTTAATAGGTTAAGTTCTGGGGATTCTCTACTAGATTTTTTGATGCCTGCTTTATAGACCCACCAGCACATCTAAAAGTGATATTAGGTGATGTAAAAGACAACAACATTTAATTATtgaaagaaaatacatttatttatttttttttttgaaaatcaaaGGCAGAACAGTTGAACACAAGTGTAATaagagaatgttttttttataaaatagaaaaataaaatcagctTATCTTTGGCTCAGGGCTACAGAGTACAGAAAAAGCCAGAGGAATTTAATATTTGCAGTGCATGCATCTTATATCTTTATATGCACTGTCAGCATGTACAGTGGTGTTAGATATGACTGTGTACCCCATGAATAAAGGAGTGTTTTAGTTAAAGGATTTGATATTTGACTTCCATTGTGATGCAGTTCAGATTTTAATAACACTGCTGACTTAAGGCCAAGATGCATTTTCTCTAACACTTTCTCCAACAGCAGCTTGAAAATTAAAGAGACTGAGAAACATTGCCAGTCACGGTTTGTTTTGTCTCAGAATATTTAAAAGGTTTACCaaaagattcattcattacagacatacaaacaaatacatacataaatatctGCAATAGGCCTAAAAGTATTATATTTCTGTGCAACCTTGTTTGGTACATGCGTCTTCTTTCCTTCACAATTTTCAATCAGAAATAACGAATGTGTAGTGAACTAGCAAACAACACTATGAACAAAAGCCAGGCATCTAATACTATGCTACATCCCATCAGAAAACTATGTGGTCTTGTTTAAATATATGGTTAAAAACATCATgcatcaaaatatttaaaaaggttcAATACAATATTTCACACTATTGCACTAATCAACTAAACAGGACTAATTATGTTCTTCATTTGTTAAATATACATTCTCTTATTGTTCACATTAAACAGCAATTAATACCAGGGATGAAATCACCCAGATTAGTAAATACTTAGTTAacttaattatataattagtTACTCACCAGAAGGAGTTATCAGAGGCTTCTTTTCAGCTTCAAACAAAGGAACTTGGAACCCTGGAATGTTTGAAGTCTTGAAGCAAGACTGCAAATCAAATTAGCATCACATTCAATCATTCAGGTTTCATACTAGGCCCTACACTTTTTCACCTtgcaataaaatgttttactaAAATCAAATGGCACCAGAGTTTCAGgtaattatttatatgtatatgttacGTGCAAAACCTAAGGCAGACAACTCAACCGTTGCTTTAACCATCTGGCCATATTGAGTCACACATACTCCTAATTACACAATTCAGCACCTGGACACTAGCGCAGTGTTGAATAACAATTTACATGCACACCAAGGAGTCTTGAATTGATATACAAAAACGTTAGTGAAATGCCTTAAAAGGGGGGTcaagcagtgtttttttttttttgtttgtttgttttttttttttaaagaaatattaaaatacagcttcaaaatcattgcttCACTTGTGTAATAGGGACAGTTGGCACTCCAGGTTCAGCACCGCAGAAACTGCACATTGTAACATTTAGAGGAGGGCAGGGCCTGTTTCAGACCGTTTTTTGGacactgattttaaaataaaacctcTCAGACATGGCTTAACAAGGTTAGGTCTAAAGTTGGGTATTAGTTTGTTATGTACACGCCAAAACTAGAACTTTATATGTTAATCTAAAATAATATAGTATTtttacacttttgtttttttaaacaaacgtCTCCCTCCAACGTTAAACCGCCGTCACAACTCTCCAATTAaggctctgttctctggttgatatggacttttattttgaaatctaGTGACGTGTTTTCAGCAGAGAGGTGCAGATCTGTAAGTCATACACGGTGAAGAATCGACAGCGGCTGCATTTACAGATCGGCGAAACCTCGGCGTGTCTTTAAAACCTGCGCAGTTTCTTCTGCGGCACAAAACCAAATCTTCCTTGAAAGGAAGCGTTTGAAAAAGAGCCGACTGGCTAAGCTAACGACTTACATTTAAGCGATTTTAGTCTATCTGTGACCATTAGAAGGGCATAAATAAGTCTAAATTGAACTTAATGAAAGCGGTGTTTGCTATCAGTAGGTACAGTTGGCAGAAATCCTCTAAAAACCTCGTTAAAAACTGTTTTCGTGTGTGGTAATGGGAGGGTATGGGTAGCTGTAGCTAACGTTAGATTGTAAAcactgagtgtgttgtgtaaagTTGAGAGTAAAGGGTTGTTTTATCATCTGTCAGCACCTAGATATTAGCACCAAGGGTTTGTAAATATCAGAGAAACGGGAACCGAGGTCCGTGTTGTTTTGGTGATCTCACAGAACGCGCTTAGTCTAATCACACGACTAAGAGCTAGATTCGTTAATTTTATATCGGCCTCGTTGTTGAAATGAGGTGCCATTTTAATTATAGCTAGCCTGTAATGTTTACAACGTTGTTTTAAGCTTAAAGTGGGGAATTTTATTTAACCTGATAACACAGGGCTCTTTCACACTATATTCAGCTTTCAAGCCTCCCTCCCTGTAGTTACAGTGGATATCCTGGTCTTCCCAGAGCAATGCTTGAACCTTAATTTACATGTGGATGATTGAAAAGTAGATATTTTCAACCCTACAGACAACTTCCAGGGGTTCCAGCTAGCTACCTGCCCGTGTAGTAGATATTTACATATCCTCAAATTAACAACCCGTTTCACATCGTGTGTGATAGTCTAACACTTTCAAGAATAGCTGAAACAAACTGGATAAAACGTTGGATTTGGTGGGGCTGAAGACGGGGTCGGCTGGAGCACTGACCCCTCAGAAAAAGATGAAGAAACGCAAGGAGCTGAATGCTTTGATAGGACTAGGAGACAGCAAGAGGAAGAAGCCGAAGAAGGGCTCCGGACACCGGCTACTGAGAACTGAACCTCCCGGGTCTGAGTCCGAGTCCAGTTCAGACGACGAGGAGTTCACCTCCCTCAGCGGCGTCGGAGCATTCAGAAAGTTAGTGGGCCACTACACACCATTCTTAATTTAGGTCTGCTCAAGTCAGTCAGTCTTTTAGAGTGGTCTATTGTACAGACTCATACCATTAGGgaagttttttattatttattattacagtggtggtgataggaagcAAGGGTCACAATTTTAACAGAACTGCAATTATATTTTCACTACTTAATTAGTGATACGATCATAAGGCTGGTTCATATTTGCTTACATAAATATTCTAGATCATCATTCAGCCAAACTGACAGATTTTCGATACATTAAATGCCTCAGATGTCTAATTATTACCAATTCTGAATCAGTTTCTCTAAAATGATGCATATCATATAAATCACTCTAAATAACTGTGTTtgcctttcattcatttattatctgtaagcacggtgggtctagagcctacctggaatcattgggctcaaggcgggaatacaccctggaaggggcgctactccttcacagggcaacacacacacacacacccccctacggacacttttgagtcaccaacccacctacgtatgtttttggactgtgggaggaaaccggagcacccagaggaaacccacacagacacagggagaacacaccacactcctcacagacagtcagacagacagtcacccagagcgggaatcgaacccacaacctccaggcccctggagctgtgtgactgcgacactacctgcggcgccaccgtgccgcccgtgtTTGGTTGCTGAGTCCAACCAAATTATGCTTTGCAGGAAATCATTTGAACTGTAGGGAAGCAAATCACCAAGTCTAAACTTGAATAGTATTGTAATTGATCAGATTTTAATATAGGTTTAAGTGATCAGGCTAAAAGCTGAGTTCCAAACACACATTCTAATTTCTCAGTGTTTGTTCTAACACAATTTCTAGTTTCTATATATAACTTTAGCATAATTAAAAAACAGGCGCAGTTTATCTGGTCAAACTGGCATTTCAAATCATTAAGTCAGGGATTCAAAACGAAAGTAGGTGGCAGCTGGATTTCTAACACACTGAGTCATTCTTAAGCATGCCAGGACATTTTGTCCCAGGTGAAGAAAACATGACATTCTACAATATGGGTAGACTACAGGACAGGAGTTGGCAAATGCATTGTTGACTGTAAATGGTGTTAGTATTTAACCTgactttaattatttattttttttgcagaagTTACACCCAGTGCTGCACAATCTGCTACCCCTTATGTGTGTTCATCATTTTGGCTGCTTGTGTAATGGCCTGTGCTGGACTGATATGGATGCAGATAGCACTTAAAGAAGATTTGGATTCTCTCAAAGAGAAGCTTCGCACCAGTAAGTTGGCACTTACAATTCTGCTAAATGTTCTATGTCATCTGTTTGATACTCAATCCTTAGCCTGCCCCTTACAATTCATTTGCACCAAGCTGATCTTTGGCCCACAATAAGATGTCATCATGAACCTGTATTATATGACCATGCTTTCCACACTTGAATAAGAAAAAGTGAACAGATGTACTTTGTCCTGTCTCTTGTCGTGCCAACATTTGATTTGGCTTCTGTAACCGTCCTTAAGGAAGTCTGTTTTACAACGCCCGGGTCATGTTTCTGTTAACAGTGGAATCAAGTCAGAAGTCTTCTTCACATGAAATACCCAAGCTTAGTGATGAGCTGAAAGCCAAGCAGAAGATGTTGGAGGATATTGAGACTGGAGACAAGGGCTTGAATAAATTATGGTCCAATCTAACGGAAATCAACAGAAAGGTATGTTTACGTCCAACATTTTATTCTCACTGGACCCAGAGAAGCACCCAACAAATCAAACTCATTTTTTAACACATCTTTTAAATCTCCCTTCGTGCTTTGTCAGTTGAAAAAGTGCCAAAAGTGGTTCTGGTCCCAATAGGTTGCCCTTTCACCCGTGTGAAGCCTTTGGTTTTATGTAATGTATCGTCACTGCTCTGATAAGAGTCCACATTAATactttgtaaatgtttgttttaatgtcattttgctcctgtgtgtgtttttgaaaggGCTTTAACAACTCACCAACCGATGTTTCAATTTCTTTGATACCCATCGCTgcacaaagacagtggtttcCTCTTTTTACACCGATCATTTCCTTTGGAGGTTGATGATGGCACAAATTTCTGATACAGAaatatacaaaccccatttccaagaaagatgctgtgtaaaatgtaaataaaaacggaacacaatgatttgcaaatcatttcaactccatatttaattgaaaacgGTAcatgggggggaaaaaaaaacattggccaatatatataaaaaatatttgatgCCAGAAATAAATTGATTCTCTGTgctattaatttaaatgttgtaCTATTTTCAATGACATAGGTTACATATTATTTGCAtatcattttattcttttttttttttttacttacattTAACACAGCATCTCAGTTTTCTAGAAGCTGGCTTTGTGCAAATCTAGAATCTGAAAATAGATGCTGGATGACCATTATAAGGAAATGCTGAAGTTTAAACTCAATTCTCCTGTTCTTGAGTGCAttaaatatccatccattcattatctgtaacccttatccagttcagggtcgcagtgggtccagagcctacctggaatcattgggcacaaggcagaaatacaccttggagggggcgccagtccttcacagggcaacacgcacattcactcacacacacacctacggacacttttgagtcgccaatccacctaccaacgtgtgtttttggactttggaaggaaaccagagcacccggaggaaacccacgcggacacagggagaacattgCATTAAATACCCTCTCAAATTTTGGTTTCAAATATGTTACATGCATTGACCTATTCATATTTGTAAAAAGCCTAGTAAACAATACAATATTCAGACTGATATTTACCTTGATATTTAACATAATGGACCAAAATGTTTCATAGAAACGACCCTTGCATTTTACTGTCAGAATATTCCATAAATGTGCGTTCAGAATCACCAAACCATTCTCGTAGCAGAGGGGTTGGTTTCTGAACCTTTTTCACTAAtgagtttaattaaataatggagttcttagtaaaaataaaatactcaaGGGACGGTGTAGCATTGACATGGACTTTTCATCTTAGACACCAGGTTGTTTATTTGGTATGAAATTGGTTACCACCTTCAGGGCTGTTTCACACAAAgcctcccccccccccaatctcTCTGTGTAGATAACGACACTGGACTCTGCTGTTAACCACCTAAAGGCAAACATTAAATCAGCATCAGATTTGATTACTCTGCCAACAACGGTTGAAGAGCTCCAGAAggtatgtgtatttttaaagcttcCATCAACATACAATAATAACAGTTTAAGCCCAGGCAAATATTTCCATTTCATCATATGCCGTTTGTGATTTTTTTGTGCTCCTAAAAACGGTATTATCTGATGTTTTAATCTGTGCATGTTTTCCCTACAGAGTGTCGCTACAATTGGAAGCACACTTACATCTGTTCAACATGATGTGAAAATGATTCAGACGTTTATAGAGGATCAGAAGGAAGGAGCGAAAAAACAAAAGACTCAATCGGTAAACAGTtgtgagaggggaaaaaaacaaccttCAAACACATGCTCTAGTTGTGTATGGTGTAGATGTGTATTACTTTTTATTACTCATTAATCATTTTAGCAGTAATTTTTTATTagacaaattattttatatatattttctctgttgttttgtttacacCTTTAAATTTAATCGTACTTAATTACATACGCTGAAATTACTTTAGACGCAATAGAAATGTTGACCTAACGTCACTGTTAAATTTAGGAATCTCCACCAGCAGTGGACCATGACGACAGCAGCAAGAGTTTCATTGAGGGGACAGACAGCAATGGAAATGCTGGTATGAGTCTTTTCCACAATTTCAAGAAATTTCTTTAGTTGTTGCTCCTAAGAAGGGTACTTAATGGAATCTTATGTGCATCTTGTGTCCCACTCCCAAAGGTCCAACACAGCCTTCCAGTTTTATCCCCACTCAGCTCCCACAATTTTTGAACAGGAGCCGTGCAAAGAGAGAGAATTCACCTTTACGTCAGCTTCTACGATTTCCAGGAGTCCGC belongs to Hoplias malabaricus isolate fHopMal1 chromosome 9, fHopMal1.hap1, whole genome shotgun sequence and includes:
- the efcab14 gene encoding EF-hand calcium-binding domain-containing protein 14; translated protein: MKKRKELNALIGLGDSKRKKPKKGSGHRLLRTEPPGSESESSSDDEEFTSLSGVGAFRKSYTQCCTICYPLCVFIILAACVMACAGLIWMQIALKEDLDSLKEKLRTMESSQKSSSHEIPKLSDELKAKQKMLEDIETGDKGLNKLWSNLTEINRKITTLDSAVNHLKANIKSASDLITLPTTVEELQKSVATIGSTLTSVQHDVKMIQTFIEDQKEGAKKQKTQSESPPAVDHDDSSKSFIEGTDSNGNAGPTQPSSFIPTQLPQFLNRSRAKRENSPLRQLLRFPGVRSVEDLEKLLQTHRDYTTEGVSYEDLRNILGSSTPDAHRLQPFDVNKDHRYTLAELQAALAL